One genomic region from Streptomyces sp. NBC_01431 encodes:
- the pstA gene encoding phosphate ABC transporter permease PstA, giving the protein MSHTAVQDARPAAPAPHKGSLSARSLPRWAGAGFAVAAVALGIVIGLVFDLQSKVQWGLIAALLFILISYAVTTAVENKRQAKDRVATSLVWVCFILAVIPLFSLLWTTISRGIKVLNGYFLSHSMAGVPGFEAGGGVYHALIGTLEQVGLATLISAPLGLLTAVYLVEYGKGTLAKAVTFFVDVMTGIPSIVAGLFILTLMLMFQLEPSGFMGSLALSILMMPVVVRSTEEMLKLVPNELREASLALGVPKWRTILKVVIPTALGGITTGVMLAIARIAGETAPIMLLVFGSQLINTNPFSGAQSSLPFYIWEQYRVGSDASYDRAWAAALVLIAFVMILNLVARGIARWKAPKHGR; this is encoded by the coding sequence ATGAGCCACACCGCCGTACAAGATGCACGGCCGGCCGCTCCGGCCCCCCACAAGGGCAGCCTCAGCGCACGGTCCCTGCCCCGCTGGGCGGGTGCCGGATTCGCGGTGGCCGCCGTCGCCCTCGGCATCGTCATCGGCCTCGTCTTCGACCTGCAGAGCAAGGTCCAGTGGGGCCTGATCGCCGCGCTCCTGTTCATCCTCATCTCGTACGCGGTCACCACGGCCGTCGAGAACAAGCGGCAGGCCAAGGACCGGGTGGCGACCTCCCTGGTCTGGGTCTGCTTCATCCTCGCGGTGATCCCGCTGTTCTCCCTGCTGTGGACGACGATCAGCCGCGGCATCAAGGTCCTCAACGGGTACTTCCTGTCCCACTCGATGGCCGGCGTCCCCGGTTTCGAGGCGGGCGGCGGTGTGTACCACGCGCTGATCGGCACCCTGGAGCAGGTGGGCCTGGCCACGCTGATCTCGGCACCGCTCGGCCTGCTGACCGCGGTCTACCTGGTGGAGTACGGCAAGGGCACGCTCGCCAAGGCCGTCACCTTCTTCGTGGACGTCATGACGGGCATCCCGTCCATCGTCGCCGGCCTGTTCATCCTGACGCTGATGCTGATGTTCCAGCTGGAGCCCTCCGGCTTCATGGGCTCGCTCGCGCTGTCGATCCTGATGATGCCGGTCGTGGTCCGCTCCACCGAGGAGATGCTCAAGCTCGTACCGAACGAGCTGCGCGAGGCCTCGCTGGCCCTTGGCGTGCCGAAGTGGCGCACGATCCTGAAGGTGGTCATCCCGACCGCGCTCGGCGGCATCACCACGGGCGTGATGCTCGCGATCGCCCGCATCGCCGGTGAGACCGCCCCGATCATGCTGCTCGTGTTCGGCAGCCAGCTGATCAACACCAACCCCTTCTCGGGCGCCCAGTCCTCGCTCCCCTTCTACATCTGGGAGCAGTACCGGGTGGGCAGCGACGCGTCGTACGACCGCGCGTGGGCGGCCGCCCTGGTCCTGATCGCCTTCGTCATGATCCTCAACCTGGTGGCTCGCGGCATCGCCCGCTGGAAGGCCCCCAAGCACGGTCGCTGA
- the pstB gene encoding phosphate ABC transporter ATP-binding protein PstB, with the protein MAKRIDVSGLSAYYGAHKAIDDISMTVEPRSVTAFIGPSGCGKSTFLRTLNRMHEVTPGGRVEGKVLLDDENLYGSSVDPVAVRRTVGMVFQRPNPFPTMSIFDNVAAGLRLNGKFKKNELSDVVEKSLKGANLWNEVKDRLNKPGSGLSGGQQQRLCIARAIAVEPDVLLMDEPCSALDPISTLAIEDLIGELKERFTIVIVTHNMQQAARVSDRTAFFNLAAVGQPGKLIEIDETERIFSNPSVQATEDYISGRFG; encoded by the coding sequence ATGGCCAAGCGAATCGACGTAAGCGGACTGTCCGCCTACTACGGCGCCCACAAGGCGATCGACGACATCTCGATGACCGTCGAGCCGCGCTCCGTGACCGCCTTCATCGGCCCGTCCGGCTGCGGCAAGTCGACGTTCCTGCGCACCCTGAACCGCATGCACGAGGTCACCCCCGGCGGCCGCGTCGAGGGCAAGGTGCTCCTGGACGACGAGAACCTGTACGGCTCCAGCGTCGACCCGGTGGCGGTGCGCCGTACGGTCGGCATGGTCTTCCAGCGCCCCAACCCGTTCCCCACCATGTCGATCTTCGACAACGTGGCGGCGGGGCTGCGCCTGAACGGCAAGTTCAAGAAGAACGAGCTGTCCGACGTGGTGGAGAAGTCCCTCAAGGGCGCCAACCTCTGGAACGAGGTCAAGGACCGCCTCAACAAGCCCGGTTCGGGCCTCTCCGGCGGCCAGCAGCAGCGCCTGTGCATCGCGCGGGCGATCGCCGTGGAGCCGGACGTGCTGCTGATGGACGAGCCGTGCTCGGCCCTCGACCCGATCTCGACGCTCGCGATCGAGGACCTGATCGGGGAGTTGAAGGAGCGCTTCACGATCGTGATCGTGACGCACAACATGCAGCAGGCGGCGCGCGTCTCGGACCGTACGGCGTTCTTCAACCTGGCGGCGGTCGGTCAGCCCGGCAAGCTCATCGAGATCGACGAGACCGAGCGGATCTTCTCCAACCCGTCCGTGCAGGCCACGGAGGACTACATCTCGGGCCGCTTCGGATAA
- a CDS encoding DUF47 domain-containing protein — MRFRLTPRETSFYDMFSASADNIVTGSKLLMELLGADSASRAEIAERMRAAEHAGDDATHAIFHQLNSSFITPFDREDIYNLASCLDDIMDFMEEAVDLVVLYNVEELPKGVEQQIEVLNRAAVLTAEAMPNLRTMSNLTEYWIEVNRLENQADQIHRKLLAHLFNGKYDAIEVLKLKQIVDVLEEAADAFEHVANTVETIAVKES, encoded by the coding sequence GTGCGCTTTCGTCTGACCCCCAGGGAGACGAGCTTCTACGACATGTTCTCCGCGTCCGCGGACAACATCGTCACGGGCTCGAAGCTCCTCATGGAACTGCTCGGAGCGGATTCCGCGTCCCGGGCCGAGATCGCGGAGCGCATGCGGGCGGCGGAGCACGCGGGGGACGATGCCACCCACGCGATCTTCCACCAGCTGAACTCCTCGTTCATCACGCCCTTCGACCGCGAGGACATCTACAACCTCGCGTCCTGCCTCGACGACATCATGGACTTCATGGAGGAGGCCGTCGACCTGGTCGTCCTCTACAACGTGGAGGAACTGCCCAAGGGCGTCGAGCAGCAGATCGAGGTGCTCAACCGGGCGGCCGTGCTGACCGCCGAGGCCATGCCCAACCTGCGCACGATGTCCAATCTGACCGAGTACTGGATCGAGGTCAACCGCCTGGAGAACCAGGCCGACCAGATCCACCGCAAGCTGCTCGCCCACCTCTTCAACGGCAAGTACGACGCCATCGAGGTGCTGAAGCTCAAGCAGATCGTGGACGTACTCGAAGAGGCCGCGGACGCGTTCGAGCACGTGGCGAACACGGTGGAGACCATCGCCGTCAAGGAGTCCTGA
- the mshD gene encoding mycothiol synthase, whose product MTDAAAPTPATRDIQTLDELSHSQAQAVLDLLAEAARGDGQQAVSEQGRLQLRGGRREGVRHFLLTTDGVLAGYAQLEDTDPVEAPAAELVVHPAQRGHGHGRALGSALLGATGKRLRVWAHGGHSAARHLAQVLGLTLFRELRQLRRPLSPLDIAEPVWPAGVTVRTFTPGDDDAAWLAVNAAAFAHHPEQGSLTQRDLDDRKAERWFDPKGFFLAEKDGEIVGFHWTKVHAEEQLGEVYVLGIRPDAQGGGLGKALTATGLRHLAAEGLPTAMLYVDADNTAALTVYERLGFTTHEVDLMYRAES is encoded by the coding sequence ATGACAGACGCAGCCGCCCCCACCCCGGCCACCCGCGACATCCAGACGCTCGACGAGCTCAGCCACTCGCAGGCTCAGGCCGTCCTCGACCTGCTCGCCGAAGCCGCCCGCGGGGACGGCCAGCAGGCCGTTTCCGAGCAGGGGCGGCTCCAGTTGCGCGGCGGCCGGCGCGAGGGCGTCCGGCACTTCCTGCTGACCACGGACGGCGTGCTCGCCGGGTACGCCCAGCTGGAGGACACCGATCCGGTGGAGGCGCCCGCCGCCGAACTCGTCGTGCACCCCGCGCAGCGCGGCCACGGGCACGGGCGCGCGCTCGGCAGCGCGCTGCTCGGCGCCACCGGCAAGCGGCTGCGCGTCTGGGCGCACGGCGGCCACTCCGCGGCCCGCCATCTCGCACAGGTCCTCGGCCTCACCCTGTTCCGCGAACTGCGCCAGCTGCGGCGCCCGTTGAGCCCGCTGGACATCGCGGAGCCGGTCTGGCCCGCGGGCGTCACCGTACGCACCTTCACGCCGGGCGACGACGACGCGGCCTGGCTCGCGGTGAACGCGGCCGCCTTCGCCCACCACCCCGAGCAGGGCTCCCTCACCCAGCGTGACCTGGACGACCGCAAGGCCGAGCGGTGGTTCGACCCCAAGGGCTTCTTCCTCGCGGAGAAGGACGGCGAGATCGTCGGCTTCCACTGGACCAAGGTGCACGCCGAGGAGCAGCTCGGTGAGGTGTACGTCCTCGGCATCCGGCCGGACGCGCAGGGCGGCGGCCTCGGCAAGGCGCTGACCGCGACCGGTCTTCGCCACCTGGCCGCCGAGGGCCTGCCCACCGCGATGCTGTACGTGGACGCCGACAACACCGCGGCGCTCACCGTCTACGAGCGCCTCGGTTTCACCACCCACGAGGTGGACCTGATGTACCGCGCGGAGTCCTGA
- a CDS encoding CHAD domain-containing protein — protein sequence MQRLENIPGHETAAEVLAPYLHAQAGEFLRSLRLHREAGPDNHSTEEAARALRAAARRISATLHTFRPLLDAPWADQLRAELAWLSGTLAGEHALTARLTRLLDSLHRLSGNQVPPPRGESGSLTVGAARAGALLDRQLTLARTRAHSAALQALGSSRFHAVADAVALLASEVPLASAAAAHAAEVLAPAALDAEDRLERAVAVLPLARAARPYNAEALVQASESQDSPWHQVRLLLRLYRYAQEVLHHGLGATVPTERLAAAGCALDRHRDAAEAASAASAAARTPRIAPATAYALGVLHADQRHEVEAARFAFQRVWQPVAVTSAPSATTAAP from the coding sequence GTGCAACGCCTTGAGAACATCCCGGGACACGAGACGGCGGCCGAGGTCCTGGCCCCCTATCTCCACGCGCAGGCGGGGGAGTTCCTGCGCAGTCTGCGCCTCCACCGGGAGGCGGGCCCCGACAACCATTCCACCGAGGAGGCCGCCCGAGCCCTGCGCGCCGCCGCCCGTCGCATCAGCGCGACCCTGCACACCTTCCGGCCGCTGCTCGACGCGCCGTGGGCCGACCAGCTGCGGGCCGAACTCGCCTGGCTGTCGGGCACGTTGGCGGGCGAGCACGCCCTGACGGCCCGGCTCACCCGACTCCTGGACTCCCTGCACCGGCTGTCCGGCAACCAGGTGCCGCCGCCCCGCGGCGAAAGCGGTTCCCTCACCGTGGGCGCCGCCCGCGCCGGGGCACTGCTGGACCGGCAGCTGACGCTGGCCCGCACCCGGGCCCACTCGGCCGCGCTCCAGGCGCTCGGCTCGTCCCGGTTCCACGCCGTGGCCGACGCGGTCGCGCTGCTCGCCAGCGAGGTGCCGCTGGCGTCCGCGGCCGCCGCACACGCCGCAGAGGTACTGGCGCCCGCGGCGCTGGACGCCGAGGACCGCCTGGAGCGGGCGGTGGCCGTGCTGCCGCTGGCCCGCGCGGCCCGTCCGTACAACGCGGAGGCCCTGGTCCAGGCGAGCGAGAGCCAGGACAGCCCCTGGCACCAGGTGCGGCTGCTGCTCCGGCTGTACCGGTACGCCCAGGAGGTGCTGCACCACGGGCTCGGCGCCACCGTGCCCACGGAGCGCCTGGCGGCCGCGGGGTGCGCCCTGGACCGGCACCGGGACGCCGCCGAGGCCGCGTCCGCCGCGTCCGCCGCGGCCCGCACCCCGCGCATCGCCCCGGCCACCGCGTACGCGCTCGGAGTCCTGCACGCCGACCAGCGGCACGAGGTGGAGGCGGCCCGCTTCGCCTTTCAGCGGGTCTGGCAGCCTGTGGCGGTGACTTCAGCACCCTCGGCGACGACGGCCGCACCATGA
- the pstS gene encoding phosphate ABC transporter substrate-binding protein PstS: MKLQRKNRLRATALGVIAVSSALALTACGSDNNSGGSTGGTGGTASGAASNVKCDGAKGQLLASGSSAQKNAMDLWVKNYMAACKDAQVNYKSSSSGEGIVAFTQGTVGFAGSDSPLNAQQVADSKKVCTGGGQGIDLPMVGGPIAIGFHVEGVDSLVLDAPTIAKIFNGKITKWNDEAIAKLNPGAKLPDLAIQAFHRSEDSGTTENLTKYLSATAKSDWTYAPAKKWAAPGGQAASGSAGVAAQVKQTNGAIGYFELSYASSQSIKTVDINTGASAPVKASSANASTAIAAAKIAGTGKDLALKLDYTTKADNAYPIVLVTYEIACDKGNKPATLSAVKSFLSYAASADGQKLLTDASYAPIPAEINSKVVETVNSLS, translated from the coding sequence GTGAAGCTTCAGCGCAAGAACCGGCTCCGCGCCACCGCCCTCGGCGTCATCGCCGTGTCCAGCGCCCTGGCCCTCACGGCGTGCGGCAGCGACAACAACAGCGGCGGGAGCACGGGCGGTACGGGCGGCACGGCCTCCGGGGCCGCCTCCAACGTGAAGTGCGACGGCGCCAAGGGCCAGCTCCTGGCCTCCGGCTCCTCCGCGCAGAAGAACGCCATGGACCTCTGGGTCAAGAACTACATGGCGGCGTGCAAGGACGCGCAGGTCAACTACAAGTCGTCGTCCTCCGGTGAGGGCATCGTCGCCTTCACCCAGGGCACGGTCGGCTTCGCGGGCTCCGACTCGCCGCTCAACGCCCAGCAGGTCGCGGACTCCAAGAAGGTCTGCACCGGCGGCGGCCAGGGCATCGACCTGCCGATGGTCGGCGGCCCGATCGCGATCGGCTTCCACGTCGAAGGCGTGGACAGCCTCGTCCTGGATGCCCCGACCATCGCCAAGATCTTCAACGGCAAGATCACCAAGTGGAACGACGAGGCCATCGCCAAGCTGAACCCGGGCGCCAAGCTCCCGGACCTGGCGATCCAGGCCTTCCACCGCTCCGAGGACTCCGGCACCACCGAGAACCTCACGAAGTACCTCAGCGCCACCGCCAAGTCCGACTGGACGTACGCGCCCGCCAAGAAGTGGGCCGCGCCCGGCGGTCAGGCCGCGTCCGGCTCGGCCGGCGTCGCCGCCCAGGTCAAGCAGACCAACGGCGCGATCGGCTACTTCGAGCTCTCCTACGCCTCCTCCCAGTCGATCAAGACCGTCGACATCAACACCGGCGCCTCCGCCCCGGTCAAGGCCAGCTCCGCGAACGCCTCCACCGCCATCGCCGCCGCGAAGATCGCCGGCACCGGCAAGGACCTGGCGCTGAAGCTGGACTACACGACCAAGGCCGACAACGCCTACCCGATCGTCCTCGTGACGTACGAGATCGCCTGCGACAAGGGCAACAAGCCCGCCACCCTCAGCGCGGTCAAGTCCTTCCTCTCCTACGCCGCCAGCGCCGACGGGCAGAAGCTGCTCACCGACGCCAGCTACGCGCCGATCCCGGCCGAGATCAACTCCAAGGTCGTCGAGACGGTCAACTCCCTCTCGTAG
- a CDS encoding NUDIX hydrolase, with product MSTAPGKTVLAAGCVLWRRSPWGDGVPHAPDPVRDGRGSVRDAPDPVRNALDPVRAWEAGAMEICLVHRPKYDDWSHPKGKLKRGEAPLAGALREVLEETGFACVPGARLPTAHYTDAQGRPKRVDYWAAEAGEGHFTANAEVDRLLWLPPAAAHHRLTQPRDRQLLLALLDALHSA from the coding sequence ATGAGCACCGCACCCGGCAAGACCGTCCTCGCGGCGGGATGCGTGCTGTGGCGGCGCTCCCCGTGGGGCGACGGCGTTCCCCATGCTCCCGACCCGGTCCGAGACGGTCGCGGCTCGGTACGCGATGCTCCCGACCCCGTTCGAAATGCTCTCGACCCGGTTCGGGCGTGGGAGGCCGGCGCCATGGAGATCTGTCTCGTCCACCGGCCGAAGTACGACGACTGGTCGCATCCCAAGGGGAAGCTGAAGCGGGGCGAGGCACCGCTCGCGGGGGCGCTGCGGGAGGTGCTCGAAGAGACCGGGTTCGCGTGCGTGCCCGGCGCGCGGCTGCCCACCGCCCACTACACCGACGCCCAGGGCCGCCCCAAACGGGTCGACTACTGGGCCGCCGAGGCGGGCGAGGGGCACTTCACCGCGAACGCCGAGGTCGACCGGCTGCTCTGGCTGCCGCCGGCGGCCGCCCACCACCGCCTCACCCAGCCGCGCGACCGCCAGCTGCTCCTGGCGCTGCTCGACGCCCTGCACTCGGCCTGA
- a CDS encoding inorganic phosphate transporter, translating to MDTFALIVTIAVALGFTYTNGFHDSANAIATSVSTRALTPRAALAMAAVMNLAGAFLGSGVAKTVSEGLISTPEGNKGMGILFAALIGAIIWNLVTWYFGLPSSSSHALFGGMVGAALAGGTTVYWSGVLDKIVIPMFVSPVVGLIVGYLVMCVILWMFRKANPHKAKRGFRIAQTVSAAGMALGHGLQDAQKTMGVVVMALTIANVQSAGDAIPIWVKISCAAMLSLGTYAGGWRIMRTLGRKIIELDPPQGFAAETTGASIMFGSSFLFQAPISTTHVITSAIMGVGATKRVNAVRWGVAKNIVLGWFITMPAAALVAAGSYLVVQLFFG from the coding sequence GTGGACACCTTTGCACTGATCGTCACCATCGCGGTCGCGCTCGGATTCACGTACACCAACGGCTTCCACGACTCCGCGAACGCGATCGCCACCTCGGTCTCGACGCGGGCCCTGACGCCGCGGGCCGCGCTCGCGATGGCCGCCGTCATGAACCTCGCCGGTGCCTTCCTCGGCAGCGGGGTCGCCAAGACCGTGAGCGAGGGGCTCATCTCCACGCCCGAGGGCAACAAGGGGATGGGGATCCTGTTCGCGGCGCTGATCGGCGCGATCATCTGGAACCTCGTCACCTGGTACTTCGGGCTGCCGTCGTCCTCGTCGCACGCTCTGTTCGGCGGCATGGTCGGGGCGGCCCTCGCGGGCGGCACCACCGTGTACTGGTCCGGGGTGCTCGACAAGATCGTCATCCCGATGTTCGTCTCGCCGGTGGTCGGTCTGATCGTCGGCTACCTCGTGATGTGCGTGATCCTGTGGATGTTCCGCAAGGCCAACCCGCACAAGGCCAAGCGCGGGTTCCGTATAGCGCAGACCGTCTCGGCGGCCGGCATGGCGCTCGGCCACGGTCTTCAGGACGCGCAGAAGACCATGGGTGTGGTGGTGATGGCGCTGACCATCGCCAACGTTCAGTCCGCCGGGGACGCGATCCCGATCTGGGTGAAGATCTCGTGCGCCGCGATGCTGTCGCTGGGTACGTACGCCGGTGGCTGGCGCATCATGCGCACGCTGGGGCGGAAGATCATCGAGCTGGATCCGCCGCAGGGGTTCGCGGCGGAGACGACCGGTGCCTCGATCATGTTCGGGTCCTCGTTCCTGTTCCAGGCGCCCATCTCCACCACGCATGTGATCACCTCGGCGATCATGGGTGTGGGGGCGACGAAGCGGGTCAACGCGGTGCGGTGGGGGGTCGCGAAGAACATCGTCCTGGGATGGTTCATCACGATGCCGGCGGCCGCGCTGGTCGCGGCGGGCAGCTACCTCGTGGTGCAGCTGTTCTTCGGCTGA
- the pstC gene encoding phosphate ABC transporter permease subunit PstC, with product MASSIATDTPPPPAPASPARRRQSTGRAGDKIFLGLSRGSGIFLLAVMAAIAIFLSVRAGIAISKDQGNFLTTFDWNPAGSPPAFGIAVLLFGTVVSSVIAMAIAVPIAVGIALFISHYAPRKLAASLAYVVDLLAAVPSIVYGIWGALFLVPYLGGLNDWLDKYMGWTYVFEKTEIGVARSMFTVGILLAIMILPIVTSVSREVFLQVPRMNEEAALALGATRWEVIRLSVLPFGRSGVISASMLGLGRALGETMAVATVLSPSYVLSLHVLNPGGGTFAQNIAAKFDEANELGRDALIASGLVLFVLTLLVNGAARMIIARRKEYSGANA from the coding sequence ATGGCTTCTTCCATAGCAACGGACACCCCACCACCGCCCGCTCCCGCCTCCCCGGCCCGCCGCAGGCAGTCCACCGGCCGCGCGGGCGACAAGATCTTCCTCGGACTCTCCCGGGGATCCGGCATCTTCCTGCTGGCGGTCATGGCGGCCATCGCCATCTTCCTCAGCGTCCGGGCCGGCATAGCGATCTCGAAGGACCAGGGCAACTTCCTCACCACCTTCGACTGGAATCCGGCCGGCTCCCCGCCGGCGTTCGGCATCGCGGTGCTGCTGTTCGGCACGGTCGTCAGCTCGGTCATCGCGATGGCCATCGCCGTGCCGATCGCGGTCGGCATCGCCCTGTTCATCTCGCACTACGCGCCGCGCAAGCTGGCCGCGTCCCTCGCGTACGTCGTCGACCTGCTCGCCGCGGTCCCGTCGATCGTCTACGGCATCTGGGGCGCCCTGTTCCTGGTGCCCTACCTCGGCGGCCTCAACGACTGGCTCGACAAGTACATGGGCTGGACCTACGTCTTCGAGAAGACCGAGATCGGCGTCGCCCGCTCGATGTTCACCGTCGGCATCCTGCTCGCGATCATGATCCTTCCGATCGTGACCAGCGTCAGCCGCGAGGTCTTCCTCCAGGTCCCGCGCATGAACGAGGAAGCCGCGCTCGCCCTGGGCGCGACCCGCTGGGAAGTCATCCGCCTCTCGGTGCTGCCCTTCGGCCGCTCCGGCGTGATCTCCGCGTCGATGCTGGGCCTGGGCCGCGCGCTCGGCGAGACGATGGCCGTCGCCACGGTCCTCTCCCCGAGCTACGTCCTCTCGCTGCACGTGCTCAACCCGGGCGGCGGCACCTTCGCGCAGAACATCGCCGCGAAGTTCGACGAGGCCAACGAGCTCGGGCGCGACGCCCTGATCGCCTCGGGCCTCGTCCTGTTCGTCCTCACCCTGCTGGTGAACGGCGCGGCCCGCATGATCATCGCGCGCCGCAAGGAGTACTCGGGGGCCAACGCATGA
- a CDS encoding RNA degradosome polyphosphate kinase yields the protein MSQQPSAEVPLQPAQPSVGSIAAHRPHTLAAAVSDLEPDIDADLDGYEEAGAESGSDALPSGRFLDRERSWLAFNERVLELAEDPATPLLERTNYLAIFASNLDEFFMVRVAGLKRRIATGVATRSASGLQPREVLDLIWTRSRELMARHAACYQQDVAPALADENIHLIRWPELTEKEQARLFTLFRQRIFPVLTPLAVDPAHPFPYISGLSLNLAVVVRNPVSGHRHFARVKVPPLLSRFLEASPERYVPLEDVIAAHLEELFPGMEVLAHHMFRVTRNEDLEVEEDDAENLLQALEKELMRRRFGPPVRLEVEESIDPYVLDLLVRELKVSDAEVYPLPGPLDLTGLFGISALDRPELKFPKFVAGTHRELAEVESASAPDIFAAVRERDVLLHHPYDSFSTSVQAFLEQAASDPDVLAIKQTLYRTSGDSPIVDALIDAAESGKQVLVLVEIKARFDEQANIKWARKLEESGCHVVYGLVGLKTHCKLSLVVRQEGDTLRRYSHVGTGNYHPKTARLYEDLGLLTADPQVGADLSDLFNRLSGYSRRETYRRLLVAPKSLRDGLIARITKEIAHQHAGRPAYVRIKVNSMVDEAVIDACYRASQAGVPVDIWVRGICAVRPGVTGLSENIRVRSILGRFLEHSRVFAFGNGGEPEVWFGSADMMHRNLDRRIEALVRVADPAHRAALSRLLETGMSDTTSSWHLGADGNWTRQATDADGQPLRHVQEMLIDARRRRRATP from the coding sequence ATGAGCCAGCAGCCCAGCGCCGAGGTCCCGCTCCAGCCCGCCCAGCCGTCCGTCGGCTCCATCGCCGCACACCGGCCGCACACCCTGGCGGCCGCCGTCTCCGACCTGGAGCCGGACATCGACGCGGACCTGGACGGATACGAGGAAGCGGGGGCCGAGAGCGGCAGCGACGCACTTCCCTCGGGCCGCTTCCTGGACCGCGAACGCAGCTGGCTCGCGTTCAACGAGCGCGTCCTGGAGCTCGCCGAGGACCCGGCGACCCCGCTGCTCGAACGGACCAACTACCTGGCGATCTTCGCGTCGAACCTGGACGAGTTCTTCATGGTCAGGGTGGCCGGCCTCAAGCGCCGCATCGCGACCGGCGTGGCCACCCGATCCGCCTCCGGCCTCCAGCCGCGCGAGGTGCTCGACCTGATCTGGACCCGCTCGCGCGAACTCATGGCCCGGCACGCCGCCTGCTACCAGCAGGACGTCGCCCCCGCCCTCGCCGACGAGAACATCCACCTGATCCGCTGGCCGGAGCTCACCGAGAAGGAGCAGGCCCGCCTCTTCACCCTGTTCCGGCAGCGGATCTTCCCGGTGCTGACCCCGCTGGCCGTGGACCCCGCGCACCCCTTCCCGTACATCTCGGGCCTCTCGCTCAACCTCGCCGTGGTGGTCCGCAACCCGGTCTCCGGGCACCGCCACTTCGCCCGCGTGAAGGTTCCGCCGCTGCTCTCGCGGTTCCTGGAGGCCTCGCCGGAGCGCTATGTCCCGCTCGAGGACGTGATCGCGGCCCATCTGGAGGAACTCTTCCCCGGCATGGAGGTCCTCGCGCACCACATGTTCCGGGTAACACGCAACGAGGACCTGGAAGTTGAGGAGGACGACGCCGAGAACCTCCTCCAGGCCCTGGAGAAGGAGCTCATGCGGCGCCGCTTCGGCCCGCCGGTCCGTCTTGAGGTCGAGGAGTCCATCGACCCGTACGTACTCGACCTCCTGGTAAGGGAGTTGAAGGTCTCCGACGCCGAGGTGTACCCGCTGCCGGGGCCGCTCGACCTCACCGGCCTGTTCGGGATCTCCGCGCTGGACCGGCCCGAGCTGAAGTTCCCGAAGTTCGTCGCGGGCACCCACCGCGAGCTCGCCGAGGTCGAGTCCGCCTCCGCGCCCGACATATTCGCCGCGGTGCGCGAACGCGACGTGCTTCTGCACCACCCGTACGACTCGTTCTCCACCTCGGTCCAGGCCTTCCTGGAACAGGCCGCGAGCGACCCGGACGTGCTGGCCATCAAGCAGACGCTGTACCGGACGTCGGGCGACTCCCCGATCGTGGACGCGCTGATAGACGCCGCCGAGTCGGGCAAGCAGGTGCTGGTCCTGGTGGAGATCAAGGCGCGCTTCGACGAGCAGGCCAACATCAAGTGGGCGCGCAAGCTGGAGGAGTCCGGCTGCCACGTCGTCTACGGACTCGTCGGCCTCAAGACGCACTGCAAGCTGTCCCTGGTGGTGCGCCAGGAGGGCGACACGCTGCGCCGCTACTCGCACGTCGGGACCGGCAACTACCACCCCAAGACGGCCCGTCTGTACGAGGACCTGGGGCTGCTGACCGCCGACCCGCAGGTCGGAGCCGACCTCTCCGACCTGTTCAACCGGCTGTCGGGGTACTCGCGCCGCGAGACCTACCGCCGACTCCTTGTCGCCCCCAAGTCCCTGCGGGACGGCCTGATCGCGCGGATCACCAAGGAGATCGCCCACCAGCACGCCGGACGGCCCGCCTACGTCCGCATCAAGGTCAACTCGATGGTCGACGAGGCCGTCATCGACGCCTGCTACCGGGCCTCCCAGGCGGGCGTGCCCGTCGACATCTGGGTCCGCGGCATCTGCGCGGTGCGGCCCGGCGTCACCGGGCTCTCCGAGAACATCCGCGTACGTTCGATCCTCGGCCGCTTCCTGGAGCACTCGCGGGTCTTCGCCTTCGGGAACGGCGGCGAGCCCGAAGTCTGGTTCGGCAGCGCCGACATGATGCACCGCAACCTCGACCGACGCATCGAAGCACTGGTCCGGGTCGCCGACCCGGCCCACCGCGCGGCCCTGAGCCGGCTCCTGGAGACCGGGATGTCGGACACCACCTCGTCCTGGCACCTGGGCGCCGACGGGAACTGGACCCGGCAGGCGACCGACGCCGACGGCCAGCCGCTGCGGCACGTACAGGAGATGCTGATAGACGCCCGGAGGCGCCGGCGTGCAACGCCTTGA